In Montipora capricornis isolate CH-2021 chromosome 4, ASM3666992v2, whole genome shotgun sequence, the DNA window CCATCATGATAAATCGAAATCATGCATTCTAAAAAGGTAATTTTGCCATCCACAAGGTGTACCTACACTGTAAGGAAACCCGTCACTGTTTCAACAACACGGTCGTGGTGAAACTCGATCGAGAAGAGGACTGGGTCATCTGAAATAATTTTCTATGATCCTTTGCGGAACGCTAATCGTTGCCatgacaaacaaaaatggcggaagGACTCATCAAGAGTTCTCGAAGGACCCCTACAAAATTTGACAATGGATTCGAACCGACTTTTGAGTATGATGGAACGCCTTCTTGTCTGAATTGGAGCACTGAAGACGTCGCTGATTGGGTTGAGTTCTTAGGGTTTAAACAGTACCGGGTGAGAAAATCAACATTCTAAAATGTCTTCAAAAATATCGATGCATGAATTTGCTCCAAGCATCACGGTCCTTTCGGATTTTTCATAGAAATTTATTGCAAGATCATGAGCGTTGTACAACGTATTTTTCAAACAGAGAGACAAATGTTTACCGCGCGTTCCTAATAGcattttgtgaatttataaAGCTCTCTTGCTCTTTCATGGTTTCGCTCCAAATTTTTTGTGATATATAGAATTACACCTGGATGTCAatcagatttttttctttttttaggaaTTATCTCTTTGCTTGTAGAAAAAGTTTCTGCTTCTTCACTTAAAGAATAGATTATGCCACGTATTGTTCGGAAACTCCCCAAAAAACTATTCTTTTAGTGTCATCTAAGAATACGtataacatttcttttgcatGTTTGTAGGCTTGTTTCAGGGATAATCTTATAAACGGAAGAAAACTTATTAATGTTGATGCTTCGTCATTGCCAAACATGGGTGTAAATGACTTTGCTCACATAAAGGTTTGTATGCAACTTTCAACAAGACAACGTCACGCCTATGGCCTTCTTCTTGAGGAAGCCAATCTTGAACACAGAATATCCGGGCAAAATCCATTTACTTGAACATACTCATCATGCACATGTGTTAATGCAGCAGTCAATGTACGCCTCCCCCACCCACCCCAGGGGATTGGGCGGGGTTTAGGCATTTGCAGTTTctaatagaggttttgcacggcagccatgttacatggcaggaacaatgaaaatgttttgcattagagaGAACATTtattcccataggaaaaagaatctattgttcctgccatgcaacatggctgccgtgcaaaacctctataggaGCTAATGCTCCACTATATGGGGAAATTTTAGACTGCCTAATCCCCCGAACTTTTCTGGAACAATTCCAGATTTTAAAGGGTTTCATAGTTGATGTTCTCaacaaacaaaagctgaaagaaaagttgaaaCATTTCTTTGAAATGATATTAAATAAAAGATTGCTTgcttagttttattttttgaataaaatggcatcaaatgttaaaagatacatcttcaacaaaaaagaagaaatgggaGAGCAAAATTTATACTCATCTGGTAAGTTACAATAATTGTATATTGCATCCCACACAGTATTTTGAGAGACCTTGAGAAAAAATCCAATGTAGCGTGCGAATGAGCTATCGTTCTGTACCAAAATCGGATCTTCCACTATTGCCAAGGCAACTGTTGTTGAATATTTCGTACGTTTTCGctgctttatttcttgttttctcttcaTCCAATCGAAAACATGCATACTTCCTAATCCTTGCATATGTGGTGCCGGGTTAGACATCAAATGAAAATTGAGCCGAAACAAATTCATTCACTTAAAATGGACCTTTCACACCTCAAAACATGATTTATTGTGAAAACTTTGACCAAAGAGCAAAAAGTACAAAGGCGATACACATTACAGCAGTCGTCAGTCACAAACACCCCTCAACAATATCGAtgtacatattttgaaagtaaaatttaggatgtcaatcaaatgtttccatgaggAATTCAACTGCTGCCAAGACAACAGGACTATTCCTATTGTCATGAAAGAATTTGATTGACATCCTCctaaattttagttttgaaatatgaaaaaatgtccTTGAGGGGCATGTGACTGCTAACTGCTGTAAAGCCCTCCATGAGGAATGAAAAGGtattatttgaatttttctaCCAATGAATGAGACACTTACCATGAATTCCTGCTTCACAATTCACTTGACCTTGTGGAATGGTCAGCAGTTTTCAAGTCTAAACAACTCCACCCAAAGTACAACAAGATTCAAAATAAGGCTAGTACCCCACCCAGTGCAGCACAATTTTTGTGCGTAGTCCCTGGCTAATCCCCACATAGTCCCGGGTTTGGGGGGTGGGGATTTACATTGACTGGAGCATAAGTGCAACACTACATATCCTAACTTGATTTATGTCGTATAAATTAGTCACTAAGTTTTTTGTTACTTGAAAAATAATGTCATGGAGTCATCAAAACGATAGGCTTTGCAGCAACTAAATTGTCCTCTGGTTTTGCCAAGTTTCACAGGGCACTGAAAGTTAAATTTCAAAGCACAAACAGCAAAACCTGTTCTTGCAACATGCTTTGCAGTAGATTATGAGATTCAAATCAGAGATTCAATCCACTGTGATTTCAAGCGTGAGCAGTGTGCATTAAAAAAAGCAGATAAGGGAGTGCAGTAATGCAGTGAAATTGAGCTTTAATGTAAATAGCCTATGGCTGCTTgtcaaagtaattttttttctttataacaAAAGGTTATTGCAAGAAAAATTCGAGAATTATTGGGAATTGAAGAGCCCTACTGGAACAGGAGCATATCTCTTATGCATCGTGAGACTTCAGGactatttcttgaaaagaaaagcaagactGGAAAGGAAGCAGACATACTGACTTTCGAAGATTACAAACGACAATTACAGAAGcaagaaaaatacaagcaaaGCAAGAGATAGCTCCCCACATTCCACTAAAGTACATTTTAATGCATGCAAcaatacaatattattattgtaggGGGGAAAATATCTGGATACCATAAATCTTTTGTACTGAAGCCAAAGCTCCCCTCAAGTCCTTCAAATGAAGACATATCAATGCTGCTTTGTTAGTTATCCTGAATCCTTTTTGCCGTTACCAAAAGAGGAAACAGGAAGGAAAATAATAAACTCCACTAATCTATGTACCAGCCAACTTTATTTTCTGGATTAAAAGTTCATTTTATGATAGTGTTTGCCTTTAGCAAAATAATAgtctaacaaaattaatgtgacCTGTGTAACACTTCTGGTTTCTTCAACTGTATGTGGTGTAACCATATTCCCATTACAGCTGTCTTTCTTCCTCTTGTCTGACATATACACAAAAACACAGAAATAAACAACACAATTTTTGAAGCCTCACTTCAGTTTCACATCTACCTTTCCAACTACTTAAATAGAAATTATTGCTCTAGTTCTATTCACATATCTAATGATTTCCTGTGAATTACtaacaaattaattattaagATATAAAAAGTACAGAATGGGCAGAACATTGCAAAGCAATCATAGTCTTTCAGGGAACAAGCTGCACAGTTCCAAGAAGTAATCAATTTATAAGTCAGCATCATCGTCGTCTGGGAGAGCAGTCGCTTGTGCTTCCTGTAGTTGCTTCTCATATTCCTGCATAAGATTTTGATCAAGTGGGACTTCAGGAGGTTCAAGTGCTGGCATTTCCACAAACTCCAGATTTGGGTCTCCCACAAGTTTCCTTGCTAACCACAAAAATGGCTTCTCAAAGTTGTAGTTACTTTTGGCACTTATGTCATAGTACTGAAAAAGAAATATCACAGTGGTGTCAATCACTACTGCTACATGCACAAGAATGAACTTAATCTACTTCAACTGCCTGTCAGATTAATCAAAGAAACTAGTTTAACATTTAGATCTGCTCACAAAAATGTCCCCTTTCACCTTTTCCCTCCTAGAACAGCTACCTGTAGATTTACGTCTGCCTAATGCCAGACATTCTTGCTTATCAAGGGGGAACCCTCTTGGGGCAAAAGGGTCAATGGTGTAAGTTCTCAAGACTCCTCTGTTGCTCAGTGGAAGGGTATCCGAACTAGTAACACAAACGTTTAGTTTGTTAAAGATCTGTTCATCTTTTTGACAATAAACCTTGCCGTCCACCACATCAACTAAAAAACACTACTGGAAATCGAAATTCAGAGCTCTATCAAATCTCGAACTGACAGCCAAGTAGGTACAGATGTTATAAGGGAATTAAAAACACACTTCCCTGTGGTATGACTACTCCAGTATATCTCAGACAAGGGCATGGCAATAGACTTGTCATCTACGCCTGAGATGAGATGAATACATAAAACCTGCAATACAGCAGCGTTATGCACCTTTAAACCTGAAAAGGATGAAGGTGACGATTTACAAGTAACAAAATAACCTGTGATGTTCCACTGCAACATTACCTGCAAGTTCTTCTTTCTGTGGAAGGTAATTGTCTTTGCCTTGACTTTGCGATCTTTGACATCAACTTTGTTTCCACAAAGGACAATGGGGACGTTTTCACACACACGAACAAGATCCCTGTGCCAGTTAGGTACATTCTTGTACGTCACCCTTGACGTTACATCAAACATAATGATAGCACACTGGCCTTGGATGTAGTACCCATCACGCAAGCCACCAAACTTCTCCTGGCCAGCTGTATCCCACACGTTGAAGCGGATTGGACCTCTACTAGTGTAAAAAACTAGTGGATGAACCTCAACTCCCAAGGTAGCTGTGATGAAGATACAGAAGTTTGTGTCAGATACTGCAGCATAATTCAGATGAAAACGTGCACCATAAATTATTTCCTGACTACCTACAGTGAAATAATTTTTGCGCACAAAAGCTAATCCGCGTTACATGTGCAGATCAAACAATTTTATGTTCATTTCCATTGGACTTTACCCCTTCcacgaaaataaaacaattaaccCAATTAAATGAGGTACTGTGCTTTCTATGCCAATTTCTGGTAAAAAGTAATAGCTACTAAAGGTTCAGATTTTGTGCCCTCCTGTGGCATTTTAACTTTGATGTTGTATTTTTACATTGACTATCCAGGGAAGGTgcttgaatttttcattttGGGTACTGGGACCCACATGTCttgccaaattggggtcccttTCATTTTTGGTGGGTTCCAATATTTTCAGCACCCTCCTAAAGAAAAAGTTTACAAAAAAGACTAGCGGCAAATAAACTATTTTTACTTCAATGTTAACTTgtctttattattgttgtttttgtctcGCAACTTTAACCTAACACAAAATATAGCTACAGTTCTCAATATGGGCAAGCAAAGATGGGCAGAGCAGTGTCATTGATAAGGCTGTACCGTTTCCTGCAATGAAACTGCTCTTGAAAGATTTAGTTTGCTTTATGGAAATTCTTGCATCCAGTGGTGAAAGTGTTAATATTACAGGCCTTTGAACAATCCTTGCAAAGCATTGACAAGTCTCCTTTGTCACCTCCTTTGCAAGCTACCTGGATGTTTTGGTGGTTCTAGTCTATTACTCTGCTAAATCCAATGGCAATTCTTCTGACCTTTTCGCCATGCAGTTTTACTTTGTTTGTCAAAGGGTTAGTTCTTTGAGCAAGTGTCCTGCATCCTGGGATGCATTACGAAATGCATTTTATGGATCCTTCTTGTGTAATAATGCAAGATTTTTTCCTTAACACCATCCCTGCTATCTGAACTTCTACAACTAAGCTATAGGGCAACAGGTACATTCTGGTTTAGTTgttattacaatattattaactCTTGCTTCTTTGAATACCTCATGACCCTTACAGTATATTTAAATCTTTTGGTGCTGTtgtttccctgaccattgtgttgtgtacacttgctttgagtgttctttaatatttattttcgaaccatcgtgttCTACATTGAGtcaacgagctcaaaactacgTACGTGTTCTTATTGGCCGCTGTTATCAATTTCAGATTTTGGCCCGtgagtagagcagtttgttctttgttttgtaaccattgacttgtgaacaatttaatttaactttCAAACGAAATATGTTGTCTACAAACTATACAATTAAAAGATCAATTTGACTTATAATTCATAGCTGTATCTTGCACAAAAAACAATTCTACAattgaaacaactttcatgggcaagagagtttgattccccgttacatgtttcacactgaaaagtctgaaaacgctgaaaacgctttggcgatttttttacatggcactgattttaatcaacttaaggacagtgcctactattgttattgcgcatacgttctgcacatctcgagatactcggatttcctatcagttatgcttactaatacagggatatttttgcgcggtttaaaactatctggagaaagtagatcttagtaagtactctcggtatccaaaaagaaaattgggggtaaccatgcatttttgagagataattaagcttcaatttgagaaagaacgccatacattgctttgtattttagagccctttacaaatattattcatcaattatctttgaaaaatgcgtggttacccaaaattttctttttggatttcaataacacttgttaagatctacattccctgcataatcacacaccggggcaaaaatatctttaattagtaggcaccgtccttaattattatatattcctgttaaaattacggctgttcaaaaattacagcagtactttccatattattgcaaaacacgttgacatctaagttgttgttggagatacaaagtgtgcaatttctattattgtattattgttaactagttgagttgcagtactttcaaataaaaaattacaactactgttgggtattatggaactctgatacaaatctgcaaactatgtattatattgactgtttcgttggcacttagcgatagctattactagtttTAACGCCATTTAACACAAGGGAGTTGTTTCTTGTTTCCAAATAAGTCCTTTGCGAATGACAGTAATCAGCAAAGTGCTTCCAAGTCGTTAAGTTGTTTTGCCAtgggatttaaaaatggcaTCACCCTAAAGTCATTGCTCTGTTTTTGCAACTATGAAGTTGTCACTTAAGTTATGCGTGATAGAAGCAAAAATAGCTTTAACAGACTATAATTGTTATTGCAAACAGTGTGGTAAACCAATGTGCATTGTTCCTTGCTTTGAGAAGTATCACACACTATTTAACCTATAATTAAATTTACTATTACAATATTCTTGTGTTTTTACACCCTTTGATATCCAAAGATTAGACTTTGAACTTTCAAGAATCAAGAAATTGCTAACTCCAATCATAAAATGCCAAATTGATTAACTGTTGGTCAGTTTTAGCTATTATTCGAGACACGCCTTTAGAGACCACACCCTACAAAGTAATTATTCTAGGATTTCTGCAtttcagaaacaaaaaatttagtCTAACACTTTGTGcataaaatatatatgtattatAAACTATAAGTGtccttgaagaaaaaaagtcatctatgctgaccaaaatttgcatGGTTCACATTTCTCAccatttaaaatttcaaaatggcagtCAATGCAGTAGATTTCAAACAGCCCTGATCATTGCTGATGAGCTGCCACTTTCCTCAATATCTTCAAATgttatggtaacccattgactgCCGCAACTGGTTGTGCACAATGACCCCTGAATTTCCTAAACCGGCTGTAAAAATGGCGTCTTGATCTTAGGCCTCTAACCAGTCTCCGTTAGTACATCTGtatgttttgttgttatggagattcAGTAGGATAATTGACCTATCATTTGTCGTcttgtgagcatattttgaGAGCTGATAAGAGACCCCACGAGGGCTGGCTTTTTGCCCTTTCAATCGCGCGATCAAATTATGCGAAGACAACGGCCAAAGCCTCAGATAACGCATCAAACAATGGGGATACCCTGCCTTTTTTTCCCAATTTGGAGGATAAAAGGAgcttttatggttttcctgtaaCAGGAGGGGATACTAGGAACaacaattttgatttagatggctttaaaagtgaCAAAGAAGACGGTGACAACAAAGTGAATGGTGGTCACCGATGATAAAAAAGAAGCTAGCTGGAATGACTAGCTCGATAATATTCAAGTTCCAGATTTTGTGGCAGCCACTGgcctttatttgttttagataaTAGTAATGAATGAAATATTGTTCTTACTTTTCATTGGAGACGATCtatgggaattaatggtaaacGAAACGAGTAGGTATGTCTGTCAAAAACTATTGAAAACCCCTGAGCGCATTGCCTGTTTTCATGGAGTAAGCCGCACAGAATTAAAGGCCTTCATAGCAATTAACATCATAATGGGCATTGATTAGCTCCCAAATTTAGCTTATATTGGTCAACCGATGAACAagtttttttgtccaaaaataaattggtaattGAAGGAATTTTCGCCTATGACATACCTTGGAACATCAGTATCTTCAACTAATAAATCAAATTGATCGTGCATTTATATTCCGCAAATGCAAGAATACCTCCAGCGATTTTTGCTGTGATGTCGCTGCGATTTTCGCTGCGATGTTTTTCTTGCGTTGGGTAAGTTATCTTTCAGTGAAAGTTTTCGAAGTGCCAAGAGCACTTTTCTACACGATTTGACCATGGTTTGTTCTGTCATGAAACATGATAGTGatcaattaacaaaattaatcttGCAGTTTTGTGTATTTTGACAAGCAGAAAACTTGTGGTGAAATTTTGTTTCAGCAGCAGCATTTGTGCATAACTTTTGCACTTATACCTGCAAGAAGACAAAGCAATTGGAataaagtttgaacaatttttatccattgaATGGTTCAGGGTTTTCAAATTTAGCCGGCGCCCAGCGCAAGTCACCGGCTACTTCAAGCATTTGCGTCGGGTACTTTTCGTATTCCAAATTTTACTAACTACACAATTTTGTTTCACCAAATCATAATCTGATTTTTTCGAGGAAATAAATGAATGCGGACTGATGAACAGTGCGGCTATTACATATACCTTTTGATCTTCGAAGCGAGAGCTTTTTTTAGCGGGAAAGTCTGCTCGTGTTCACGGACTCTCATTTGAACGTGCATGTATCGGCGCAGCAGCAGATTTGTTCTCGCGTGAAAGTTGCAACATGAAGCGGAGGCAGCAAACGATGTTGTCTTTTCTGTCAAGTGCGGAGAAGTCTCGAAGAGAAATAGGTAACAATAATTTTAGGAATAAGAGTTAACAATTATTACGTGTTGTTGCAGTTCACTGTTCTGAAAGTGACGATAAAACAATCTGCCGAGGCTGAAATGACCACAGTATCTGTAGCGGCATCCGCGTGTTGAATGAGAAGGCAGTCTTTCTCGTGAAATGTTACTCATTATGGTCTTGACTGCACCAAATGTATTTTCAAGAAAAGACTGAAAGAAGT includes these proteins:
- the LOC138047530 gene encoding sterile alpha motif domain-containing protein 15-like, coding for MAEGLIKSSRRTPTKFDNGFEPTFEYDGTPSCLNWSTEDVADWVEFLGFKQYRACFRDNLINGRKLINVDASSLPNMGVNDFAHIKVIARKIRELLGIEEPYWNRSISLMHRETSGLFLEKKSKTGKEADILTFEDYKRQLQKQEKYKQSKR
- the LOC138047528 gene encoding GTP-binding nuclear protein Ran, with the translated sequence MSQGTQPEPVAIFKLVLVGDGGTGKTTFVKRHLTGEFEKKYVATLGVEVHPLVFYTSRGPIRFNVWDTAGQEKFGGLRDGYYIQGQCAIIMFDVTSRVTYKNVPNWHRDLVRVCENVPIVLCGNKVDVKDRKVKAKTITFHRKKNLQYYDISAKSNYNFEKPFLWLARKLVGDPNLEFVEMPALEPPEVPLDQNLMQEYEKQLQEAQATALPDDDDADL